AATTGGCTCTTTGAAGATTTCTAGAGCAATTCCCCAGATGTTGCGATGTTGGGTAGATGGTAGCTCATTATACCCTTCTTTTTTCAGGCGATCGCCTACGGCTGATGCAGACAGCCCCGTGATAGATTCGAGTTCAATTTTATGAGCCATTTTTCCTCTGCGACTCTGCGTAAATTTTCCATGCTGTCAATCAGCAACACCCATTTTTTGAATTACGAATTACGAATTACCAACACATCCCCACCTTCCAACTTAGCTGTGTAAGTTTGTAATGCTTCCGTTGCGGGGCCTCCCAGTACCTTACCGTCTGGTGCAAATTTCGACTCGTGACAAGGACAGACAAAAGATTTCTGGTCTTGTTCCCAATTCACGGTACAACCTGCATGGGTACAGGTAGGATTGACAGCTATCAAACTATTTTTGTCTGTGGGATTACGTATGATAATTACATCCTGATTGAGAATATGACCTTTTTGGTCTAACTCTGCTAGAGTACCTATAGCTTTAAAACCATCGGGACGTGATGAAGCATTAGTTAACTTAGAAGGAGTGGATTGAGAAGAACAGGCGGACATGGCCACAGGTAACGAAGTTGCGATCGCGCCCAAACCCACCCAGCCGAAAAATTCACGTCGATTCATATCTATCTGCTACCAAAATCGCCAATTTTAACTAAGTAAACAAACAGATATAATTTTCGTGTTTTTAGTAAAAATTATACCTGTATTAGCCTAATTATCTTGAATGATCAAACACCTAAAACCTAATTAAATTGATTTCTCAAAAGGCTGAGAGCAATTTTTGCTATTTGCATCAAGTGTTGTATAACCAGATACAGGGCAGACATATAAAGGACGATTTGCCTGTTTCCAAGAAGCGAGATTATTCTTAGCTGTGGTGTAGAGTTTGGCGTGTCTCGTTTCTGCTTCTAGAGCGTAGTCAAAAGTTTGGACAGCAGCTTTATTACCAGACTGTTTCGCCTCTTTAATAAAGCCAGGATACATAGTATCGCGTTCGTAAGACTCACCTTTAATGGCCTGTGTCAGATTTGCAGCAGTAGAGTTGACTACAGGTGTAGGAATATTATTTTTAGGTGTGCCGCCCATTGCCTGAATCACCTTAGCATGATTATCGCGGTGAATTGCTTCTGCTCGTGCGGCGGCGCGGAAGAGACTACCAACTTCCTTGTAACCTTCCCCATCAGCTTTTTGTGCAAAAGCCAGATACATTACATGAGCGTTAGATTCGCCATTGTAAGCAGATATGAGATTTTTGACTGTGGTAGACTCCGGCTTAGTATTAACTTGGGTAGCCACCGCAGGCACAGATGGTTCAACGATCGCAACTGGAGTTTGTGGAATGCAACCATTTAAACCTAGAATACTCAGCGCCATTGCTCCAAATACAGCAACAGTTTTGAGATTAAAAAATGGTACTTTCTTGGTAAAATCCATGATAGAACTCTCCTAATTAATATGTGCAGAAGTAAAATTAGGTGTGTAGAGGTATTTATTTATG
Above is a window of Nostoc sp. UHCC 0702 DNA encoding:
- a CDS encoding ubiquinol-cytochrome c reductase iron-sulfur subunit — its product is MNRREFFGWVGLGAIATSLPVAMSACSSQSTPSKLTNASSRPDGFKAIGTLAELDQKGHILNQDVIIIRNPTDKNSLIAVNPTCTHAGCTVNWEQDQKSFVCPCHESKFAPDGKVLGGPATEALQTYTAKLEGGDVLVIRNS
- a CDS encoding rubrerythrin family protein; amino-acid sequence: MDFTKKVPFFNLKTVAVFGAMALSILGLNGCIPQTPVAIVEPSVPAVATQVNTKPESTTVKNLISAYNGESNAHVMYLAFAQKADGEGYKEVGSLFRAAARAEAIHRDNHAKVIQAMGGTPKNNIPTPVVNSTAANLTQAIKGESYERDTMYPGFIKEAKQSGNKAAVQTFDYALEAETRHAKLYTTAKNNLASWKQANRPLYVCPVSGYTTLDANSKNCSQPFEKSI